The Marasmius oreades isolate 03SP1 chromosome 2, whole genome shotgun sequence genomic sequence GGTACGTCGTTTTTGAATATTTTTGGCATTCAGTACTGGATTCGTCCTAGTCGATATAAGGCGACGCTAAATACTGCCGAGACGGTATTGTTTAGCGCACATTACGATAGTCGTGGAAGCTTTGGAAGCACTCGTGCTCCTGGTGGTGATGACGATGGCTCAGGTTGGCTTTATGAATTATTCTCTCCAACTTCTCCTGGTGTTTAGCCCGTTTGAAAGGTATTACGGCATTACTTGGTATCGCTCGTGCAATCAAGAACAATGGAGTGAAGTTCCGCGCCAATCTAGAACTTGTCGCATTCGCTGGCGAGGAGCAAGGTCTCTTGGGCTCTAAGGCGTACGCAAGTAAGCTTTGTGAACCTTTATGAGTTTGAGGTCCCTCATACTCCTCCAGGAGAGCTGCGGGCCGGCAACGCGAATATAATCCTTATGGTTCAAGCAGATATGTTGGCGTATCATCACCCCGATGAACCAGCACAGTTGGGTCTTCCTAATTTGTGAGTAAATCTGTATCTTCTCTATCCTTCTGATTTCATGAAAATTTGTACCTAGGATCGGTACACTGGAAGTTGCGCAACTCGTCGCAAATATATCAGCTTTGTATAGCCCCGAGCTCACGGTCGGTCTGACACCGGTGAGTCCACAATTATTCCGTCATGCACTCCTTGGTTTTTGACCGAAATGATACAACAAGGTTTGTTGCAGTGACCATCAGGTGCGTTGCTTGTAGTGTTTCCCTTATTACTTTTCGTGTAACCAGAATACTCGTTTTTTAGTCGTTCCACGAACAGGGCTTTCCCTCCACACAGGTCTTCGAGCGAGCGGGTCCCAGTGAGTGACGATTTTACGTTTTTGTAGAGGGTTGCCATCCTGACCGCACACTTTACCCCAGTCATAGATCCCATGTATCACAACAGCAGTACGTAGCATTTCAGATACCTTGTTTTCATGGATGTTTCTCAACTATATTCCACAGGAGACCTAAGTGACCGGATTGGATACGACTTGCAACAGCTCAAGTCGATAGCCAAAGTCCAGGTAAGCTTTTTTCACATCCATAATATTCCATGCTAACCGACTGGAAACGGGGAAAGTTTGCTACCCTTCTTCATGCATCAGGTTTCGAATTACAATAATAGAATCCAGTAAGAATGGACTTATTTCCGAACGACCCAACGAACGCGTTTCTCTTGCACACTGTGCCACAAAAAGATATTGTATAAGGAATGAGGGAGAATACAGACGGTTTTCGCCTGAGAACTGCCGATGGTGCCAGTAACCAGTGTCATGTCGGGGCTTTCCGTCCGAACTTCGGCTCTGTATCACGTGGCTTCTCCGTCCCCTATCAAAAAAATTTCTCGATCGCTATACTTCTCCCTCTGCATCCTCACAGTCTAACATCCACCATCATTATGGATGGCACCGGGAAGGGTTTACTTTTGAAAGCAGATCCGATTGCAGCCTCTTTCCGAGAGGAAGTGCAATCAACTCTTGTTCAACGCGATCGACCTCCAAAACTCATAGGGATCCTTGCGACCTCTTCTGAACCCAGTCGAATGTACTCCGAGTTCACCAAGAAACAGTGTGAAGCTCTGGGATTTGAATACATCCTTAAGAAGACGGGGGCTGCCTTATCATCAGATCTTGCGGAAGGCGAAGGGGTCGAAGAGGCGATTGTAGAAGCAAATGAAGACGAGCGCGTTGACGGAGTCTTGGTATTtggctctttcttctcttctagGTAACTCGACTCAAATTATCTCAGGTGTATTTCCCGATTTTTGGGGTTCAGCAGGTTTGCCGAAGTGATCCCTTGCCAGCTGCATCCGAATGTTGACTTCTCTACGCCAAGGATCACTATCTGCAACAGGTTCGCGCCCTCCTTTGACCCCTGTGACCGGTCTTACGATTCAATGCTCCAGGTGGTCTCACCGCTGAAAGATGTGGAGGGTCTACACTTCAAGTTCCATTACAACCTCTACCACAAGTGAGAAATTGGCGCCTACCTATCCGAATACCCTTTTTTAACGATTCCTATGGATATGGCACCTTAGTATCCGTTTTCTTCGCCCCCAGTTCTTGACGGTCACCACCCATTCAAACGACGCCGGTCTGACGGTCGCAGAGAATGACGAACCACCGGCAGGAATGGTGAAATCTATCATTCCGTGTACACCATTAGCCATCGTCAAGTGCCTTGAATATGTGGGAGTGTACAATAAAATCCTGCCTTATGGCGACCGCGCCTACGGTAAAACGGTCTGTGTCATCAACCGGTAAGTGTCTACACAGTTATTTCATTGAAACACGATAGGCTCAATATCACAAAGCTCGGAAGTCGTTGGCCGTCCCCTTGCAGCGCTGTTGGCTAATGATGGAGCGAGAGTATTTTCAGTTGACATAGATTCTATTCAGGTTCGATCTTCAAGGGATTTGCTTGTGCCCAAACTCACCTTTATGAACAGGAATACAACAAGAGGCCCTCAGCTGAGGTGTCATCTCAAAGGCAATACTACCCGAGGCATGTCGTGCGACCTAGTAATCTCTCTTTACAAGAGTGTATTGCTCTGTCAGACGTCGTCATTTCCGCCGTACCGAACGCAAATTACAAAGTGTATACGGCGTGGTTAAAAGACGGCTGTGTGTGTGTCAATGTCGCCGCAGAGAAGAATTTCGAGAGTAACGTAAGGGAGAAGGTAGTACTCTAATCGTGCCGTTTTTCGAAAGCCAACTAAAACACCACACCACCCGCAATAGGCTTCAATATACATCCCTGCAGTGGGCAAAGTGACCATTCTCATGTTACTTAGAAACCTGTGCTTTTGACCTTTCCTCTGCATTTGAAGCTTGATCTGATTAGCCTTTCTCTCTAGATTGAGGTTGCAACACTACAAGACTATATTGCAAACCACACCTTgacttgacttcaaaatccatgCAGTCTCACAAAACCAGGATATTAATGATCTTGAGACCCCAAAGTCTAGACGATGCAGTGTTAGAAGTATTTAATACATGGAAAAAACCTGGCATGTCAAATTAGATCCTGCTGTTGTATAGTAAAGTTAAAATACGATTCCTCTAAACAAAGTACTTATACATAGCCTAACCGAAATGAGCATCAGTGATATCGCGCAACGTAGGGCCACCTTGCAGACCGGGTGTGGAAGCACCGGATCCAGTCCCAGTTGGTGTGGCCATTCCAGACTGTGTACCATCGGCCATAAATCGGACCCTTTGACGGTGGAACTGGCAAATATAAGCAAGTTTATATCATCGCGAAAGCAGGAAACAACTACCTGGGGTAATTTCGGAATGAGGACGAATATCAGAGCTGTTATGTTGATGGCGAATAACCATGGATTATAATTGGTATAGTGAGTAGAGGCAAGAAACCTGCCAGCGGGAACTGACACTTGAGCTGAGGACGTAAAGGTAATGAGCGACAGACGTACAGGATGCACGGGACAGAGAATAGCCATTTCTTTGCAGGAGTATATTGTTCACCATCGTCGATCTGTTCCCATAAGGTAAGGTCGTCGTAGGCTCCTCCATGCATATCAGATTGGAATGGAATGCCGGTAACCCAATGAAACATCAAATACGATAACTAATGAAGCAGATGTAAGTACAGTTGCATTGACATTGAGTACTTGTAGAGACGCACCGCAAGATAAAGGAGGTTGACGAGGGTCCAGCTAACCTGATGGGTCATTCCTGGCATCGTGTCAATAATGATTTTCCCAAGGCAAATGAGTACGATGTGAATAAGCCATGCCCCTGTGAACAGAAAGTCCGTGAGTAGAGAAGGATATGTGGAGAAAGGTATGTCGGCGCACCTTTTGCGTTGACCCAGTTTGCGTTGTGATTGAAGTAGGTATTCTGGTCAAGAACGTCGAGAGAGCGGTCGCCGACCTTTTCGACCTTGACAATGCTGGGTCTTCTAGGCCTTGTACCCATTGATGAGGTGTTTGCGAGGCTAACGTTTAACGAGGTCGGACGAACGGGTCGAACAAGACTCGACATGACCGTTATAAAAACCACGTACACACTGGGTGGGTGGTGGTGTGAGTTAGAACGGTGCCTCCGGGCATGGCGGCATGACGAATTGGACGAGCACAGCACCACGGCCAAGTACTTACTACCATGACATTGAAACTCCTTCACTGGTCGACTCTCTCTCCTCAAGGTCCCAGTGGCCTCTCTGCCATTCGGTTTTCTGTGCCTATACGCGTTTCTGTCATACGTATATTCCCATCTGGAGTTCAACCCTTTGATCTCTGTCCAGATGTGATCGCGTGAGTGGTCCATAACTTGAATGTTTCTACGTGAATATACACATTTCTACAGGAAAACGGAACCAGAAACTTTCTATCTCGATGTTTTCTTCAATGCACAGCCATTAAAACCCGCAGAGTCGAAGGAGAAGCAGAGAGCACCTAACGCACTGGTTCCAACCTCTATCGCGTACGCAGGCGGAC encodes the following:
- a CDS encoding uncharacterized protein (BUSCO:EOG09263RW3) is translated as MRENTDGFRLRTADGASNQCHVGAFRPNFGSVSRGFSVPYQKNFSIAILLPLHPHSLTSTIIMDGTGKGLLLKADPIAASFREEVQSTLVQRDRPPKLIGILATSSEPSRMYSEFTKKQCEALGFEYILKKTGAALSSDLAEGEGVEEAIVEANEDERVDGVLVYFPIFGVQQDHYLQQVVSPLKDVEGLHFKFHYNLYHNIRFLRPQFLTVTTHSNDAGLTVAENDEPPAGMVKSIIPCTPLAIVKCLEYVGVYNKILPYGDRAYGKTVCVINRSEVVGRPLAALLANDGARVFSVDIDSIQEYNKRPSAEVSSQRQYYPRHVVRPSNLSLQECIALSDVVISAVPNANYKVYTAWLKDGCVCVNVAAEKNFESNVREKASIYIPAVGKVTILMLLRNLLRLQHYKTILQTTP
- a CDS encoding uncharacterized protein (BUSCO:EOG09264F60), translated to MSSLVRPVRPTSLNVSLANTSSMGTRPRRPSIVKVEKVGDRSLDVLDQNTYFNHNANWVNAKGAWLIHIVLICLGKIIIDTMPGMTHQVSWTLVNLLYLALSYLMFHWVTGIPFQSDMHGGAYDDLTLWEQIDDGEQYTPAKKWLFSVPCILFLASTHYTNYNPWLFAINITALIFVLIPKLPQFHRQRVRFMADGTQSGMATPTGTGSGASTPGLQGGPTLRDITDAHFG